The Bacteroidota bacterium genome contains the following window.
ATTTCATTCTCGATTTTTCGAACGCAACGGCGCTCATCCTGCTCCTGTTCTTATTTTCTGCATTTGTTTCTTCGTCCGCATCGCCGGGAATCAAGATCACATTGTCATTGATCTTCATTGCCGGGCTTTGCGTTTTACGAATAGGAATAATCCGCACACCGCTGGTTCCTTTCATTATTCCTGTTGCCGGATCTTTTCTCATGTTCCGCTTACTGGTGATGCTTTATGAAATGAAATTCACCAAACCTGAAAATTCGTTTGTAAAGAATTTCGCTTACCTCTTCCTGCTGCCGAATCTTGCTTTCCCGCTTTTCCCGATCATCGATTACAAAACTTTTATCCGCAGCAACACGAACAATGAAATAGTGATCAGGAAAGGAATGTCGAGAATGCTGCTCGGTGTGATCCAACTGCTCATTTACCGTTACGTTCACAACGTGGTTACGCCGCCGCTTTCCGTGGTACACAATGCCGATCTCGCTTTGCTTTACGTGCTCAGCAGTTATCTCGCCATTCTTCACATGCTCGGCATGATGTGGATCGCGGTAGGTTATCTCGGCATTCTCGGGTTCGATCTTCCTCCCATTTTCAATAATGTTTTTCTTGTAAACAGCCCCGCCGATATCTGGAGAAGAATAAATATTTACTGGAGAGAATATGTGATGAAACTTTTTTATTACCCGGTTTATTTCCGCCTGAGAAAAAAAATAAAAAAACCGGTTCTTATTTCTTCGCTTGTGGTTTTTCTCATCACAGGAATTCTTCATGGCTGGCAATGGTTCTGGCTGCAGGGAACGGTGAAGATCCAGAACACCGGGATCATTTACTGGACCGTTCTGGGAATTTTTATTTCCATCGGGCTCGCAGTCCAGGACCGGAAAAATTCTGCGGCGCATAAAAAAATAAATCCGTTGGTGAATGTGCTGCGGATAACCGGCATGTATCTTTTTATGAGTTTACTCTGGTCATTATGGAACAGCGCCACGCTGCCCGATTGGCTTTATCTTCTTCAGCAATTCGGCCACGCCGGAAATGGAAAAATAATTTTACCTGTAGCGCTAATCATCCTGGCAGGAATTGTCATTTCGTATGTGAATACAAAATTTCCATTGGTTTCTGAAAAACTTTTTTCTCCAATGGAAAAATGGCCGGTAACACTGATCGCCGCAGGAATTCTTCTCGCAATTACTTTCAAATCTCCACCACGTTATCCCTTTTATATTCCGGGAATAAATTTCGCAGAAGACATTCGCCGCGACCAGATGAATCTCGATGAACGCGAAAATGCTACTGAAAATTATTACGATAAAATGCTGGCGTCCGATGGAAGCGGCCGTCGTCCGTGGGAAATGACATTGGAAGCGCCAACTCCCAAATCGGGATTTGAATCTTCGTGTTCGCGCAGGCACGACATGCTCATGCGCGAGATCATTCCGAATCATATCACCGATCTTGGAACGTGGAAAATAACTTCGAATCGCTGGGGAATGCGGGATAAAGATTATTCGCCGGAGAAACCCGCCAATACTTACCGCATTGCAATTCTCGGCGCATCGTATGAAATGGGAAGCGGTGTCCGGCAAAAAAATGTGTTCGAAACTGTACTGGAGAAAATGCTGAATGATTCTTTCCAAACAATGAATTATGAAGTATTGAATTTTGCGGTAGGCGGTTATCATCCTCCCCAGCAGGTTTGGGTAATGGAAAATAAAGTGAAACAATTTTCTCCCGATCTCATCCTGTATTTTGTTCACCCGGAAGATCGCTCGCGGAATGATGATTATATGGCGAATCTTGTTCACAGCGGGTACGATCTCATTTATCCCGAGTTGAACGAGGTGAGAAATAAAGCAGGCGCGCGCCAGTCAATGGGAAGTGCGGAACTTAAAAACCGTTTTGAACCGTTCGACGATGAAATTTCGGAATGGTCGCTGAAAGAAATTTCATCTGATGCAAAAAAAATGAATGCACGTCTTCTGGTCGTTTATCTCCCGTCAATGCTCTCCGATGAAGAATCTGAATCTGATTTCTACATGAAGTTCGCAACTGATCCTGCACAATGGGGCGCGCCTCCACGCTACTCATTCATGTCCCTCCATGGCATTTTCTCCGATGATCTCCAGCGCTGGAAACTTGTTGATGATCCTACGCATCCGAATGCAGCGGCTCATCAGCTCATTGCGGAAAAACTTTTTTCAGAACTTTATCCTATCTTTCGGGTGAACGAAATACATTAAGACATGAGCAACGAAAACGAAATCAGGAATGTGATCCGCACCTTCATTACGGAAAATGTTTTCCAGGGAAATGACAAGGGCGAACTCAAAGACGATACAAAACTCATCAGTTCACGATTGATGGATTCCATCGTCGCATTGAAACTCGTAAGCCATCTCGAGGAACATTTTAAAATTGAATTCGAAGCGCACGAAGTGGACCAGGATAACCTGGATACCATTTCGCAAATGACAAAATTCGTTCAATCGAAAATGAAGTGAGCTATCCTTCGCTGAAAGAACGTATCCGCCTTTCCGCAGTAAAATTTCCGGAACATACCGCCCTGTCCGAACCTGCTCTCTATAATTCCTCGGGGAGAACTATTTCCTATAACGATCTTTCGCTCGCTGCAGAGTCATTCGCAACTTTTCTGGCCACCCATAGCATTGGACCGGGCAAAAGAGTGGCGATGATCATTCCCAAATCGATAGACGCGGTGGTTACTATGATCGCCTGTTTGTATTCCAACACAACCTGCATTCCCATTGACCCTGAATTGCCCGCCGAAAGAATAAAATTACTCCTGCGTGATGCAGATCCGCACGCGCTCGTTGCACACCCGGACTATTTCCCGGCGGAAACTCCCTGCCGGCAACAATTCATGTCGTCGGGAAAAATTAGCAGCGTGAATGCGTCCGTCACTTTTCTTCCTGCCGGGGATCATTCACCGGAAGATAATATTGCAGCCATCCTTTATACTTCCGGTTCAACCGGCCTTCCGAAAGGAGTTTGCCTTTCCGATGAAAATATTTCTTCATTCGTTCAATGGGGGCTGGAAACTTTCAATGTGAATGAACACGATCATTTTTCTTCCATCGCACCGCTTCACTTCGATCTTTCCACTTTCGATATCTGGACCGCATTATCAGCCGGTGGAAGAATTTCGCTCTTCGATCACCGCATCATCAAAAATGCGAAAATGCTTTCTTTACTGCTTGCGCAGGAACGGATCACCGTTACTTATGCAACGCCGAGTTTATTGGGAACGCTTGTGAATTTCGGCGATCTGCAGCGTAATGATCATTCGAAAATGCGTCTCGTACTTTTTGCCGGAGAAATTTTTCCGGTTAAAATTCTTCACCAGTTGATGAACACCTGGAACCGCGCGAAATTTTTCAACCTCTACGGGCCAACGGAAACCAACGTCTGTTCTCATTTTGAAATTCCGCGCCCTGTCGATACGAAAAGAACAGAACCCTGGCCTATTGGAAAAATATGCAATCAACTCGATCATAAAATTTCAGAAGAAATGGAATTGCTCATCTCCGGCCCCAATGTAGCGAAGGGTTACTGGAAGAGAAATGATCTCAGTGAAACGGTTTTTGTGAACATCGACGGAAAAATATATTATCACACCGGAGATCGTGTTGAAAAAGATGCCGCTGGAAATTTCGTTTTTACGGGGCGCCTCGACCGCATGATCAAGCGCCGCGGTTACCGCGTAGAGCCGGGCGAAATAGAGAATATTATCTGTTCGATGAATAGTGTGATCGAATGTGCAGTGAAAGGAGAACCCGGTAATGACGGAATGAATATCCTCGCCGCTTACATCGTGACAGAGAATGAAAAAAAATCTTCTTTCATGGAGGTGAAACAATTCTGCGCACAACAACTTCCCGCCTATATGATCCCCGATAAAATCGTTTTCATGAACACACTTCCGAAAACGAGTAGCGGAAAAATTGATTATGGGCATCTCTAAAAACACAGAAATGCAAGGCGGGCAAGTCCGAAAAACCGGAATTTACTATTCGTAAATGAGGATTTTGAGGACGTAGCCCAACGCTGCAGTTCGAAGTTATTAGAGATGCCCTTATAAAAATATCGGTTGAAGATGATATCCCTAAAAAAAGTGCGTTGGTCACTGCTTCTCCCGAATTTATTCGGGAGAAGCAGTCTTGCGGGCCGGATTTTTTTATTTCGGAAGTACAGGATACAAAACTTCCAGGTGAAAAACCGGCGGGCCCGATTGGCCCCCTCCTGTTTCTGACAACCGCACCACGACAGAAGTATCGCTCAGCATCCACTTCGCTTCGTAATCCACACGCGAATAATAAAGGTGAATATCGTGTTCCGGATATTTATCGGGCAACGTGGTAACGTTATCCGGTTTACCGAAAGATTTTTTTCCTTCCCTGGTCAATGTCTTTGCGCGTTTCAGCAGCACTTCATACGCCTCTTCCGTTTTGTGTTTATACATTTCTCCATCATAAACATCGAGTGTGAATGCCGATAATTTTCCATTGGTAAAACTGAATTTCCAATTCCCGTAATTTGTGTTGAGCGAATCATTCATCACCCAGTTGTCAGTAAAATCTTTGACCTGCGACGCTTGTTTCGGATGATCTTTTTTGAATTTATTTTTTGGAGAGCCAATACCGAATTTTTCGCCAAGCAATTTTCCTTTTCCTTCGGCCCGCACTACTAATTTGTAATAGCAACAATTTGCACAGTGGCCTTTCCAGGTAGTATTCGGTCCGTTTACTTCCTCTCGCACATTGGCAAGAATAGGGCGCTCTACCGAAACGGTAAGATGATCGCCCGATCCTTCCCATCGCCCGTAAAAAAGATATTGCTTGTTCTCTTCTTTTCCACCCTGGCTCGCTTTCCCGTACATGCGCGTGTACATGATTCCGAGTTCATTTGCTTTTTTCACCAGCAAATTCGCATTGAGAGTGTCTTTATTTTCAGGAACAATGCATGGGCCCAGAACATCGTGACTATTGAATTGATACGAACGAAGTGTGTCGCGCGTGATGACCCACGTTGCTTTTCCCGGAATTCCGTTAATGCTGTCGTCGCCATAAACCCAGGATGTCATTCCCACAAAATCAGATCGCATGGCCGGAAAATATTTACGCGTTTCTTCCAGCGACATTCCCGGCCGCAGGTGATTGAGCTGGGCAGGAAGCAATAATGGCACTAAAAATAAAATGCTGAAAGAAAATTTTTTCATTGGGGAATCCGATAGTTAAATTTACGCTAATTTCTCAGAACGACTATCTTCACATTAGAAAAGCAGGGTGGTTTAATGGTACGATTTTCTTTATGTCTTAGAGGCTGACTATTCAGTGAGAAGGAAAACAAAGTTGAATAAACGCAGACCATGAATTTTGAACTGGGCGAAAACGAAAAAGCGATAAAGAAGAATGCTTCTGATCTCGCGCTGCTGCTCATAAAAGCACAACGCTCCCGTCCTGATCGCAAGTATCAGATTTCTGACCACAGGATTTTTTCGAAGTATGATCTTGCCGGTGCGGTGATCCCGAAAACTTCCGGCGGACCCGGATTTTCTGCAATGGAAACCGCTTTATCACTTGAAGGGCTTGCGTTTGCAAAATGCGATCCCGGATTTATTTTTTCTCTTGGCGCGCACTTGCTCGCGTGCGTGATGCCGCTGGTGAAAAATATTTCTGCTGAACTTCAGAAAAAATTATTTCCGCAAATTATTTCCGGCGAATTATTGCTTGCTAATGGAATGACGGAGGAGCGCTCCGGCAGCGATCCGTTCAATATGAAAACAACTGCGAAGAAAACGGAGAACGGATACCTGCTTCATGGCCAAAAACATTTCATCACCAATTCTCCCATCGCCGGCGGATTCA
Protein-coding sequences here:
- a CDS encoding amino acid adenylation domain-containing protein — translated: MSYPSLKERIRLSAVKFPEHTALSEPALYNSSGRTISYNDLSLAAESFATFLATHSIGPGKRVAMIIPKSIDAVVTMIACLYSNTTCIPIDPELPAERIKLLLRDADPHALVAHPDYFPAETPCRQQFMSSGKISSVNASVTFLPAGDHSPEDNIAAILYTSGSTGLPKGVCLSDENISSFVQWGLETFNVNEHDHFSSIAPLHFDLSTFDIWTALSAGGRISLFDHRIIKNAKMLSLLLAQERITVTYATPSLLGTLVNFGDLQRNDHSKMRLVLFAGEIFPVKILHQLMNTWNRAKFFNLYGPTETNVCSHFEIPRPVDTKRTEPWPIGKICNQLDHKISEEMELLISGPNVAKGYWKRNDLSETVFVNIDGKIYYHTGDRVEKDAAGNFVFTGRLDRMIKRRGYRVEPGEIENIICSMNSVIECAVKGEPGNDGMNILAAYIVTENEKKSSFMEVKQFCAQQLPAYMIPDKIVFMNTLPKTSSGKIDYGHL
- a CDS encoding acyl carrier protein — translated: MSNENEIRNVIRTFITENVFQGNDKGELKDDTKLISSRLMDSIVALKLVSHLEEHFKIEFEAHEVDQDNLDTISQMTKFVQSKMK